In Paraglaciecola sp. T6c, the sequence GGGAGCTGGTTTTACATGGGTACGCCTATCGGTCGAAAAGCGTTGGTGAAACTGTTTGCTAGTGTGTTGAAAAAAGAGGGTGACCAATACTTTTTGGTCACCCCAGTAGAAAAGCTCGGTATTACAGTAGAAGACGTACCTTACGTGATCACCCAATGGGAACAACAAGGTGATTTACTGGTATTTACGACTCAGACTGAAGAGCAAATAATCGTTAGCGCGCAAAATCCTGTTGAACTCAAACAAGACAGCAAAAATAACCTTGCTTTGCCTTATATCAAGGTAAGGCGCAATTTATGGGCGCGATTGCATCAAAACGTTTACTACCAATTAATTGAACAAGCCGAGCAAGAAGACGACGCCTTATTTATCAGTAGTGGGGATTATCGTTTTTGCCTAGGTAAGCTCTAATTACCCTGCGTTTTTACCCCTTCTAGTTGACTTTTGCTCATTGAAATCATTGTTTTGTAGATGGCTTATCGAAATAACATTTTGTTAACATTTAGTGCCCAGCATCGTTTTGACCTGCCGACCTTATTCCCCTAATCTGAACACTCACTAGCTAAAACGAGAATAATACTATGCGAGTTTCAATGATCAGCGTTGCCTTAGCCGCTTCGCTGATATGCACCCAAGCCCTAGCGGCCACCTATATACAAGCAGGCAAGCTTATCCCCGCCAATTCAGACAGGGTAATGAGTGAAGTGACCGTAGTGGTCGATGGCAATAAGATCAGCAAAATCCATCAAGGCTATATTTCCGGCGGCGAACAAGATGAACTGGTCGATCTTAAAACGCACACCCTTATGCCTGGCTTGATGGATATGCACACCCACGTTACCTCGCAACACAATGGTCCATCGAGTTACATGGAGCGATTTACCCTAAATGAAGCCGACTATGCCATAAAAGGCGTTCAGTACGCCAAGCGTACACTTCTGGCGGGTTTCACCACTATTCGCAACTTAGGCGATGGTTATAACGAGTCGGTAGCCCTACGCAATGCGATCAACAAAGGTGTCGTGGAAGGCCCACGTATTTTTACAGCGGCAAAATCAATTGCCACAACGGGTGGGCATGCTGACCCGACCAACGGTACAGCAAAGAAAATTCAAGGTGACCCAGGCGCCGCTGACGGCGTAATTAATGGCGTAGCAGAGGCACGTAAAGCCGTTCGTCAACGCTATAAAGACGGCGCAGACTTAATCAAAATCACGGCCACTGGCGGGGTTTTATCTGTCGCTAAAAGTGGTCAGAATCCGCAGTTTATGGACGATGAATTAAAGGCTATTGTTGATACTGCTAAAGATTATGGTATGACAATCGCCGTTCATGCGCACGGTAAAGAAGGCATGGAGCGCGCGATTGAAGCAGGTGTGACATCCATCGAGCATGGCACCTACATGGACAAACAAACCTTTAAACTGATGAAAAAGCATCAGACTTACTATGTTCCTACAGTGATGGCTGGTAATTGGGTAGCTGAGAAGGCCAAAATTGATGGTTTCTTTCCAGAGTTAGTACGCCCCAAAGCCGCGACTATAGGGCCTCTGATTCTACAAACGTTGGCTAATGCACATAAAGCCGGGGTTAAAATTGCGTTTGGTACGGATTCAGGTGTATCCGCTCACGGTGATAATGGCTTAGAGTTTGTGCTTATGGTCGAAGCAGGCATGAAACCCATAGAGGCTATTCGAGCTGCAACCTATCATGGCGCAATATTAATCGACCAACTCGATTATTTAGGCACCATAGAAGATGGCAAGTTAGCAGATTTAGTCGCGGTATCAGGTGACCCGCTAGACGATATCAAAAGGATGCAGCAGATCAGCTTTGTGATGAAAAACGGCCAGATATATAAAACACCTGAAGCATAGAAATTGAGAACAATCGGGTTGTGTTGCCTTAATAAGAATATAGCGCGGCACGCTCAACTCGGTGACTTATTTGAATCCCTTAGCGCCACAACACTATTTATCACTTTGGAGCGACACATGAAATTGAGCAAACTAGCATTAACTGTTTTGACTGCCAGCAGTTTTTTATTTGCAGGCTCGGTAATGGCCGATCAGCACCCCCTTAAAGAAAAAGTCCAGGCCGCTATGGCCAGTGACATAAGAAGCACCCAAGAGACCGCACGGGACGATAACCGCAAACCCCTAGAAACCTTAGCGTTCTTTGGATTAAAACCTGATATGCACATTGTCGAGCTTATTCCAGGGGGGGGATGGTACACCAAGATATTAGCCCCAGTGGTTAATGATGAAGGGCAATACTACGCAGCAATAGGCGCAAATCACGTTGGTGACACATTATTTAAAGAGCCTGGATTTGAAAAAGCGAAAGTGACTGCACAAAATGCCCGCTTGTGGCGCGAAGATGGGGCCCGTTTCTATTCTCTTGATGTTGATTCACTCGGTGTAAGCAATATAGATATGGTGCTTACGTTTCGTAATTACCATAATTTTAATGAACAAGGCCGCCGTAAAATGAATGAAGTCGCTTTTGCTGCACTCAAGTCAGGCGGTATCTATGCGGTCGTTGACCATACTGCGCGCCATAACGAGCCAGCGAGTAATGCAAATCGCCGCAGAGTAGACCCAGTGTTAGCCATTCATGAAATTCAGCAGGCAGGCTTTGAGCTGGTGGATGTCAGCGATTTACATTACAGAGAAGATGATGAGCTTAGGTTTGAAGTCGGTGCAAAAAGCGTAACAGGGAATACCGATCGCTGGACGCTAAAATTTAAAAAGCCCTAGTTCAAAAAGACGTAGTGAAAAATTAACTAACTAAAACAATTAGTTAAAAACCGCTATTAACCTTCCTTGAGTACCTATTCTAGGTCACTCAAGAAAGGTTAAATAATTTAACAATAATAATTGATAATCATTCTCATTTGCGTTAATTTGATTTTACGCAATTAACACGAGAATCGATATGTCACAGAACTTTCTATGCCCCAACCACCGCCAGTGGTTAGCAACCAACCCTATGGCCGCACATACTCATCTGCGTGAAACCCAAGACACAGGCCAATACTACCGTGAGCAAGGTGCTTGGCAACAAGCGTTACCTTACCTAGGTTGCGCCTATGAAACCGCTGAAATAGTGATGACCCAAGCTGAAAGGCAAACCTCTTCAAACGTTGTTGATTTCACCGCCACCGCAGTGCTATTGGCCGATACTCTGCAAAAACTAGGAAAAAGGACCCTTAGCTTAGCCGTCTACGAGCAGGCACAAAAACGCCTCAAGCCAGAACTGACCCTAAGTTACCAACAACCTACACTACAGCGTTGTATTATCGATTGTATTAAGTCTTTGGCGTTAGGGGCGGGCTTTCATCAGAAGTTTATGCATTCGCAGCTCAACGAGGAACACGCTCTTCATTAATCTTTATAACGGGTGGATATAACATGCAAACTTATAGCCCTAAGTCACGAGACCAAGAACAGTTCGTGCCCATTCAATTACGGGTAGACGTACTTAAACGCTTGTTGGCTGAGCACAACGTATGCGCTGAAGAACTGCATTGTGATTGTACTCACAGTAAACGCATTTTAATGAATCTATTGTTGCAAGCCGCTGCTGTTTAGAACAGCGGCCCCTATCAAATTAGATCAATTCTGAATAAATATAGAAAGTAAGTACTAACTTTGGTCTTTGCGTATCAAGTAACGATAGGGCTTTGAGTCCACGTCACTGGCAATTAAAGTATGCCCCATAAAGCGACAAAAGCTAGGGATGTCGCGGGTAGTAGAGTGATCGTCGGCACTGATAGCCAACGTCTCCCCAAGTTGCATATTACGTATACTTAACCGCACCATCATCACAGGCTCGGGGCAACGTAAACCAATAGCATCAAGCTGGTGATTAGCATCCCCAAAATTATTGGATGTCACTTCAGATCCCATAATCAACACGGTATTGCTTGATATTTTTCAAATGCTCAGCCAACTCAGGTTGCGCTGAAGCTTGGGTTTGTAAGTACTCGATTAGATCAGCCAGACTAACAATAGACACCACTTTCGTAGCAAAATCTCGCTCAACTTCTTGAATGGCAGACAACTCACCTTGGCCTTTCTCTTGGCGGTCAAGTGCAATCAACACACCCGCTAGACTCGCATCATGGGCAGCGATTAACGCCATCGATTCACGTATAGCCGTGCCCGCTGTAATCACGTCGTCCACTAACATCACTTTGCCAGCTAACGCGCTCCCCACTAAATTTCCACCTTCACCGTGGGTTTTGGCTTCTTTTCGGTTGAAGCAGTAAGGCTTATCAACATCGTGCTTGTCAGCTAATGCTACAGCGGTTGTTGTTGCAATGGGGATCCCTTTGTAAGCAGGGCCGAATAACAAATCGTATTCAATATTCGACGCTTGCAGTGCCTGAGCATAGTACTGACCTAATTTAGCCAAATCACGGCCTGTATTAAACAAACCTGCATTGAAAAAGTACGGGCTTTTACGCCCAGACTTCAAAGTAAATTCACCAAATTTGAGCACACCACGGCCCAAGGCAAATTCAATAAACTCTTTTTGATAATCTAGCATTAATCTACCTATGTATTGAGATGTTGATTGGCCAATTCTTAGTTAAGTGCAGCTTTTTGCTCGTCGAACAATTCACGGATACCGTGTTTTGCCAGCTCTAGCATTTCATGCATTTCTTCAATACTAAAAGGTTCGCCTTCAGCAGTACCTTGTACTTCGATCATTTTACCCGTATCGGTCATCACCACATTCATATCGGTTTCTGCTTCTGAGTCCTCTGTGTATTCCAAGTCAGCAATCGCATTGCCCTTGTATATACCCACAGAAATCGCCGCGATCATGTGCTTCATAGGGTTGGTTTTGATGATCCCTTTGCTGCGCATCCATGTAAGCGCATCAACAAGTGCCACACACGCGCCAGTGATGGATGCAGTGCGTGTACCGCCATCAGCCTGAATGACATCACAATCTACAACTATGGTGTTTTCGCCAAGCAGTTTTAAATCAAGCGCGGCACGTAACGAACGAGCGATTAACCGCTGAATTTCCAATGTCCTACCACCTTGTTTACCACGAGCCGCTTCACGATCTGAACGAGTATGGGTCGCACGTGGCAACATACTGTACTCAGCATTCACCCAGCCTTTACCTTGGCCTTTCATGAAACGGGGCACACCTTCAGTCACAGAGGCGTTGCACAATACTTTCGTGTTGCCGAACTCAATCAATACAGAACCTTCTGCATGACAAGTGAAATTACGGGTAATAGTAACTGGGCGAATTTGGCTTGCGGTTCTGTCGTTCGGGCGCATGGATAACTCCTATAAATAATTTGCGCGCATTATACCGAATTGATGCCGCGGGTTCTTACAAAAATATGGCCAATGTTGCACTTATTCTGCCACTGAAAACGTTTGAAAAAATGTTAGCTATCGCGCATGGGTGTCACAGGGGTATAATACCCATTAGTTTTCACCAAGGAATGAACCTAATGATTTACAGCATGACCGCATTTGCCCGTCGCGAACTTAAAGCACAGTGGGGTACAGCCGTATGGGAAATCCGCTCTGTTAACCAACGTTTTCTTGAAACCTACTTTCGTCTTCCAGAGCAATTCAAAAGCCTAGAGCCCATATTGCGTGAACGTTTTCGTAAACAATTACAGCGCGGAAAAGTAGAATGTGCGTTACGTTTTGTAGCAAACGATGCAGCGGTCGGTAAATTAAGTTTGAATGAAGATTTGGCTCGCCAAGTGATGAACGCAGCTGACTGGGTGCAATCTCATGGTCAATCATCAGGTGTAAACCCATTAGACGTACTGCGCTGGCCTGGTGTTATCGCCGCAGAAGAAACTGATATGGAAGGGATTCAAGCCGATGTCTTAGCTGAATTCGACGCCACGTTAAGTGATTTTATTACGGCCCGCGCCACCGAAGGTACCAACCTTAGAGCGATGATCGAACAGCGTCTTGATGGCATTCAAGTGGAAGTCGATAAAGTGACCCAGCACATGCCTGATGTGCTCAAGTGGCAAAAAGACAAGATTCTTGCCCGCTTTGAAGAGGCTAAGATTGAACTTGATGCCACCCGCGTAGAGCAAGAGATGATCATGCTGGCGCAAAAAGTCGACGTGGCGGAAGAGCTGGACCGCTTAGTATCACATATTGGTGAAACCCGTAAAATTTTAAAAAAAGGCGGCCCTGTAGGTCGTCGGTTAGATTTTATGATGCAAGAGTTTAACCGTGAGTCAAATACACTAGGCTCTAAGTCAATCAATAGCGACATCACCCAATCAGCGGTCGAGTTAAAAGTATTGATTGAGCAAATGCGCGAGCAGATAGCGAATATAGAGTAAACACATACCCATAAATTTATTCAAGCTGAACAGCGCTTAGATTATTGCTTCAGCGGCATTCCCCGCATTGCGCTGTTGGTATATACGGGCAAACATTGAATGCATTCGAAGCGGCCGGCGTGACGCCTGCGATCTCTAGCCAGCCACGTTCAATGCGAACCTTGCTGGTTGAAGTCGGTGCAGGGCTCGGTATAGGCGTGGCACCCTATTGCATTAAACGATTGGTTAGCAATAGTTGTGCTTTCGTTAAAATCAATGAAATCAGCGTACCTATTCCATTCGTTGCTCAGTTTAAGCACTCTCCCATGAATCCAACCGTGTCTAGCTTCGTGAACTTGCTAGCTGAGCGTAAATCTGACATACAAAGGTTAATGTCGCCGCCATAATATGAAAAATAATCGTGTTACTCATTTTCTTACTTCTCGAATACATGCCCGAGCCTGTGTTTCATGTGAAACACAGAAGCTCTTAAACTTCTTACGATCGCACTTCATGTGCTTTACAACCTAACTGCATATATAAGCAGCATTTCCACTAACGCTGAGGTTTAATTACATGGGCGAGTACCCTAGTATGCCGAGCATTCGAGTTAGCCGCTATTTCATCTCAATATCACTATTTAGCCATTTCAGAAGGGTCAAATACATGGCGAATACCATGGATATGAGTGTCGAAAAATTTAACAGTAACTGTAAAAAAAATTGAATGCTGAAATTAACACCTTGATTTTTATCATTTTTAATTATGTGGCTTGCTATATGCTTTTTATTGAGAAGAGATGTAGTACTGAGTATGCCCTAACATGGCATACCTATTTTAACTGATAGATAACTAACTGGTTTAAATGCGCAGATGTCTTGTTTAACACGAAAATTACAGCAGCAGCTTACTCGTTATATCCAACGAAATAGCAATGTATTAGCCGCTAACGATGCAGAGCAAATTCGCAATGTACTTGTGAGTAAAGGCGTATGCCCTTCAGATGTCACAACCGATCAGGTTAAAGTGATTCTGCAGGACGCCCGTAGTAGCTAAATGGCGATAGATTCGTTGAAGTAACGATTGAAGTCTAATTTGAATTCACTGGCCAGCACCGCCTTCTCAACGCGATACTGAGAGTGAAGTAAGTCAATCTCCACGGGTGGCAAATAGTGAGCGCTGCGCACTGAATAAAAAACCTTCACCTGTGGTTTAAGGGGGTTATTCTCATTTTGCTTAATCACAACAGCTATTTTCTCGCTAGAGAGTTTCACTAAACTTCCCACTGGATACACACCAATACATTTTATGAACTGCTCGACTAAGTGTTGATCATACTTTAACGGTGTTTCTTCATGGAGTATTTTCAGTGCTTTTTGCGAAGGCATTCCCGCTTTATAGCAACGATCTGCGGTGATAGCATCGTAGGTATCCACTATGGCTATCATACGACCAAATTTGGTTATTTCATCTCCCCGGGCACCATCTGGGTAACCATAACCGTCGAGTCGCTCATGGTGTTGTGAAATAGTTTCAATCATACGCTCTGGTATACCCATCTCTTCTAACACTCGGATACCGTAATATACGTGATCACGCATAATCACCATTTCTTGGTCAGTCAAACGACCCGGCTTATGTAGGATCTCATCGGGGACTTTGATTTTTCCTATATCATGCAGGAAACCTGACAACGCGAGTTCTTGCACTTCTTCTTCTGGCATTTCTAAGTAATTGGCAAAGTTGGCTAGCAAGATAGCGACGTTTAAGGAATGCTCAAGCAGGTAACTGTCTTTTTCACGAATTTTAGTCATGCACAAAAGGGCATTTGGATTACGGTCAATAGAAGACACCAAATTAGAGGTAAACTCTTTTGGAATGGCTATATCTATAGGCAAGCCCTTGTCAGCCGCCTGTAGCATTCGCCGTTGCAGTATTTTACCTTTCTCGTGAAGCTTTGCCGCCTTACCTATTTCGTCAGCAAACGGAATATCTAGCTCTGAAGGTGGTTCCACATCAGGGGCGGGCTCTTCCTCCTTTACCAGTTGCTTACTCAAATCAATGACAATCGAAACAATACCCTGCTTCTTCATGGCAGTGATCGCCGTATTTGTTGTCACCCGTCCTCTGCTTTTGATTTTCAGGTTGCCATTTTGCTCTGCAATTGAGTCTACATACATGCCGACTTCTAAATCGCTCACCGGGATAGTTTTTAGCACTAAAAATAGATTCCAATTGGGTGAAAAACGCAGGTTGAGAGAAAAATAAACGATTTTACAAATTAGCGCAAATCCAGTGGCAATTCCGGCGTTTAATCGGTGGAGTATTTGCCGATATTTTATTCATGTTTGGGTTTTGATTTGCGTAAAAATCTTACAATTACATTGAAAAACGACCATTCACGAAAAAAAACAAATTAATAACAATTTTTGTTAATGATAAGTTAAATACTGCAGATTGACATATAGTTAACATGACTTTAACGTAATCCAGCGTTTACATCTTGTTGTTTGTGTAAGGCTGTTTGGAACACCAAGGAACGCGACTCTTTTGATGATAATAATAGGGCTCACAAGGTACACGTTATGAACACACATATAAATTTCAAAAAGTCATTGCTGACCAGCAGTATTTCAATGTTGCTAAGTAGTGCAGCGATAATGCCTTCAGTTGCGCAAGGGCAAATAGCACCAGAAGATGTAGAAGTGATACAGGTGACAGGTATTCGTGGCAGCTTATTACGCGCAATGGACATTAAGCGTGATTCTAGTGGCATAGTGGACGCAATTTCAGCAGAGGACATGGGCAAATTCCCTGATTCTAACTTAGCTGAATCATTACAACGTATCACGGGCGTCTCTATTGACCGCGCAAGTGGTGAAGGGTCTCAAGTGACGGTTCGTGGCTTTGGCGCCGCCAACAACTTAATTACCTTAAATGGCCGTCAACTGCCGACCACAACGGGTAGTAGAACGTTCGACTTTGCAAATATAGCGTCTGAAAGTGTATCAGGCGTTGAGGTTTATAAAACTGCTGATGCCAGCGTTACCTCAGGCGGGATAGGCGCAACAATCAACTTATCCACTCACAGACCATTCCATTCTCCCGGCACAAAAGCAACGTTTGGCGCTAAATTAGTGGACGATAAATCTACAGACAAGGGTGATGTCACACCCGAGATCAGCGGTTTGTACTCGCAAACGTTTGCTGATGAAACCGTTGGTATTTCAATATCTGGTAGTTATCAAGAACGCGAAAGCGGCATGCAGCAGTTTTTAGCAGACCAAGGTTATCGCGCGAGTGAATATACGAATACCGGCTGGGGTGGTGTTCCTGCAGGCGCTGAAGGTGGCATAAACCGCCCAACATCCGGCATTTATTCTAATCCTCAACAACCAAGATATGTCTTCGAAGAGCGTCAACGAGAACGCACAAATGGGCAGCTAGTTTTACAATTTAGACCAACCGATAACCTTACTGCCACGTTAGATTACACACTTATTCGCAATGATATTGAAGAGCAACATACAGATGCGTCTGTTTGGTTTAACTATGCTGGGGATCGAAGTGAATCCGTATGGGCTGGAGCACCTAATGCTGTACCTTTGATTTACTCTGAAATATACGAAATCAACAGCGAAGCTGATCTGCAAGATACCTCATTAACTGTTGGCGCTTGGGGCCGAGAAGAAAGCATCGACTCTATCGGACTGAATCTAGACTGGCAGGTCAGTGATGCCTTGCAACTCACACTAGATCACCACAGTTCAGAAGCTGAAATGAGAGCGTCCGATCCGCGTCATGGCACACGTAACAACTTGCAACTCCCCTCTTACACGCGAACCCGAACCGGACTAGACTTGACAGGAGAGTTACCAGGGATTGCTACAGGTAACATAGAAAACTTTAATCCCAACACCATGCGTTTATCGGGCAGTTGGTTTGCCAATGATTTTTACACCTCAGAGATAGACCAAACCCAAGTCAGCGGTAAGTACTTTTTAACTGACGAGGCCAGTATCGACTTCGGTGTATCAGTCAACACCGTCAATAATCGCTACCGCCATACCCAAGTGCAAAGAGCAGATTGGGGCGGTGTAGGTGAAGAAGGGGATTTCGCTGACGTTGACTGGACGGAAGACACAATATTAGACAAATTCAACGCCAACGCTGGGAATTTTGAAGGAACAGCAACCCAAGGCGACTATGACTTATTCAACCGCATTTGGTATGCAGATTTTGATGAAATTGTCAGAGCTGCAGAGTTTGCTGATCCGGTTGCCAACGTAGACACCGTATGGGGTGATTGTTTAGCACCTGAGGGCGCATCTGCTGGCCCTAATGGAGAAGGACATTTTTGTGCTTCAACCGATTGGGATGCCGACACCAACCGCTTTACGGAAGAAGAAACCACAGCAGCATTTGTTCAATTGCACTATGACGGCGAATTAGGGGACATGCCATACGATGCTCACTTAGGCATGCGCTTCGAAAAAACCGATGTTACCTCAACCGCTTCGGCACCGGGTTATAACCGCGTTGAATGGTCAGAAGATACTTCGACTGCGGTTACAGGACTAACAGGCATTGAAACCTTGAGCCAAGAAGCAGATTACTCGCAGTTTTTGCCAAGTTTCAACTTCAATATATCAGTTACAGATGATGTCATAATGCGCGCCGCTGTGGGGAAAACCATATCAAGAGCCGGTTACGGCGCACTGCAAGGGGGTACGACTATCAATACCTCAGGCAGTTTAAGTGGATATTCTGGTACCTCAGGTAATCCGGGGCTTCGACCTTTAGAGTCTATAAACTATGATCTTTCTGCTGAGTGGTATTACGATGAAGGAAGCTATGTTTCTTTAGGCTATTTCAGAAAAGATGTGACCAAATGGATTACCACTGGTACAACCAACTCAACTGTGTTCAATCTTGCTAACCCATTGAATGGTGAAAAATTTGACGCCGCTGTTGCCGCCTTAGGCGCCGGAGCGAGTAACCAACAAATTCGGACGTATATTTTCGAAAATTATGCTGATGACCCTAACGTTACCCCTAATTTTGACGAAAATGGCGAACTAGACGGCGGTATTATTTTGGGTGATCCAGCCACCGATAACACAGTCAACTTTAGAATTAATGTTCCTGTCAATGGCGACACAGAACATACCATTGATGGCATTGAATTTAACGTTCAGCACCTGTTTGGTGAATCTGGCTTTGGCGGTATCGCTAACTACACTATGGTGGATTCAGGTTTAAAATATGATAAATCGTCGTTAGGTGATACCGAATCCTTAGTGGGTTTGAGCGATACAGCCAACTTAGTTTTATTCTATGACAAAGAGGGTTTGCAAGCGCGCATTGCATACAACTGGCGCGACGAGTTTTTAAATGAGCGACGTGTCAATGGGGATTTAACAGCGCCCGTTTTTACTGATACTTATTATCAAATTGACTTTAACTTAAGTTACGAAATAAAACAGCTAAAGGGACTGACCGTATTTTTAGAAGGTATTAACATCACCGATGAATATACCAATGAGTTTGGTCGGGACAGCCAATTGATCTACAAACTCACACAAACTGGTGCCCGATATAACATTGGCGCTCGATACACGTTTTAACTTTCAGGATGTTCGCACTCTGCGAATCGGAAGCCGTCTTATAGTTAAATAATTTTAGCCGCGAACTGTCATGAGTGCCGCGGCTTTTTCGCCAATGACTCGAACCAGGTCATTACAAGGCGCAAAAACATGTCAGCAATTACAATTAAAAAGTGGGGCTTTTATGGCAAACCATGTATTACTCAACAGCGTTGAACACAGCGACCTAAAAATTATCACCACCCGGAGCGAGAAATATGGTGATAATCTTTGGTTTTCGCCCACCTTTGTTGACGAGATACGCAGTGTACAAGCGCATTACCCTATCGTATTTCACAAAGACCAAAACAGTGGCCAGTTCACACCGGTCGCTCTTTTTGGTTTTGAGCAGCAAGAAAATCTATTTTTAGAATCCTCAAAATGGTGTGCAACCTACATCCCCTTGTCTGTTCAACGCATGCCTTTCTTCATTGGTAGACAAGATGTGACGACCGATGGCGGAACTGAGCAGCAACGTGTGATTACCTTAGATATTGATTCTCCACGCGTTAGTAAAACGCAGGGTATCGAGTTGTTTTTAGAATACGGTGGAAATAGTCAATACTTAGAAGACATAGCCGCCATACTTGAAACCTTGCATCATGGCCTGCAAGGC encodes:
- a CDS encoding TonB-dependent receptor; this translates as MNTHINFKKSLLTSSISMLLSSAAIMPSVAQGQIAPEDVEVIQVTGIRGSLLRAMDIKRDSSGIVDAISAEDMGKFPDSNLAESLQRITGVSIDRASGEGSQVTVRGFGAANNLITLNGRQLPTTTGSRTFDFANIASESVSGVEVYKTADASVTSGGIGATINLSTHRPFHSPGTKATFGAKLVDDKSTDKGDVTPEISGLYSQTFADETVGISISGSYQERESGMQQFLADQGYRASEYTNTGWGGVPAGAEGGINRPTSGIYSNPQQPRYVFEERQRERTNGQLVLQFRPTDNLTATLDYTLIRNDIEEQHTDASVWFNYAGDRSESVWAGAPNAVPLIYSEIYEINSEADLQDTSLTVGAWGREESIDSIGLNLDWQVSDALQLTLDHHSSEAEMRASDPRHGTRNNLQLPSYTRTRTGLDLTGELPGIATGNIENFNPNTMRLSGSWFANDFYTSEIDQTQVSGKYFLTDEASIDFGVSVNTVNNRYRHTQVQRADWGGVGEEGDFADVDWTEDTILDKFNANAGNFEGTATQGDYDLFNRIWYADFDEIVRAAEFADPVANVDTVWGDCLAPEGASAGPNGEGHFCASTDWDADTNRFTEEETTAAFVQLHYDGELGDMPYDAHLGMRFEKTDVTSTASAPGYNRVEWSEDTSTAVTGLTGIETLSQEADYSQFLPSFNFNISVTDDVIMRAAVGKTISRAGYGALQGGTTINTSGSLSGYSGTSGNPGLRPLESINYDLSAEWYYDEGSYVSLGYFRKDVTKWITTGTTNSTVFNLANPLNGEKFDAAVAALGAGASNQQIRTYIFENYADDPNVTPNFDENGELDGGIILGDPATDNTVNFRINVPVNGDTEHTIDGIEFNVQHLFGESGFGGIANYTMVDSGLKYDKSSLGDTESLVGLSDTANLVLFYDKEGLQARIAYNWRDEFLNERRVNGDLTAPVFTDTYYQIDFNLSYEIKQLKGLTVFLEGINITDEYTNEFGRDSQLIYKLTQTGARYNIGARYTF
- a CDS encoding SapC family protein, which gives rise to MANHVLLNSVEHSDLKIITTRSEKYGDNLWFSPTFVDEIRSVQAHYPIVFHKDQNSGQFTPVALFGFEQQENLFLESSKWCATYIPLSVQRMPFFIGRQDVTTDGGTEQQRVITLDIDSPRVSKTQGIELFLEYGGNSQYLEDIAAILETLHHGLQGNDNFVNALTSLNLLEPMTLDITLDNGANHQLVGFYTINEDALNSLSSDNIVQLHKAGYLQAAYLILASQVHFNDLVALKNKRVAQEE